The Heterodontus francisci isolate sHetFra1 chromosome 13, sHetFra1.hap1, whole genome shotgun sequence genome includes a region encoding these proteins:
- the si:ch73-105b23.6 gene encoding fibrillin-2, with the protein MDSQIYKTCTAILCGILIWMSTCTVLAADGNNCGNTDLVCHMQAECQNTFDGRFYCVCKAGYLGNGTQCTDIDECAANVHECHAKAVCVNYPGAYNCLCKSGYTGDGINCNDVDECFTNNGGCHNSATCFNTAGSRTCHCNVGFSGNGFTCSDVDECTKPDICHWNATCTNTQGSHICTCNAGYKGNGKYLCLDMDECAEMPGICSSARGWKGCKNLPGSYQCTCSTGFYANDNTCTDIDECARQFCSPFSNCINQPGSYRCNCKTGFTGNGLTCVDINECTGTNDCHPQANCQNFLGSYICNCKSGFTGDGTVCSDIDECNGIANCPAVSSCVNTEGSYRCDCGTGFILNDSKCVDVDECSAVVCDSNAICTNLQGSFSCSCNRGYNGNGTVCKDVDECLINNGGCHSNSICTNQVGTYTCTCKGGFSGDRNFQCEDIDECEVNNGGCLNNATCINTLGSFFCACPDGFKLVNSTICIDIDECMIISAPCQTNEQCFNTLGSYHCQCKSGFSKTNGISCNDIDECLNNPCDQNATCSNTFGSFICECSFGFEGNGFICKDMDECNFPRICHANTLCINTAGSYICKCEEGFREDGQHCEDINECNLNNICPSGTICINSLGSYVCSCSNGTLVVNGTCVTQNNNCVPPCHDRALCHRAGSIYQCVCDVGFQANNLNCVDVDECREEDICPDNRTVCVNIPGSYSCVCKIGFSKNGSSCTDIDECSTVGQKCHQFARCINNVGGYQCECLSGFNGDGKNCSDIDECQSPNGGCHPYAMCNNTAGSFYCICPHGFTGNGTECWDFDECTLGNMTNTCNDSATCKNTEGSFQCECHIGFYGDGFSCVDINECEKPPICDKNADCDNTLGSYLCTCRQGFINTDGRCLDINECHNQTVCHQDANCINIQGSFYCSCKSGFSGNGTDCIDIDDCALNYSVCHEKATCNNIIGAYHCECWTGYEGNGILCYDINECLKNDTICHIYSTCVNTEASYTCQCNEGFVGNGLYCEDIDECILPNVTFQCHFDSYCINTLGSFECYCETGFESNGTECIDIDECTTNSSDCNIYATCINFLGWFNCQCLDGFIGNGTECVDMNECSADSNMCHNNASCLNTQGSYQCLCDSGFTGDGQNCDDIDECSNNTICWEHQICINTAGSFQCVCTSGFSESGALCVDIDECLANRFLCHSDAFCINQPGSFLCTCEIGFVGDGFNCTDIDECSENGTECMDIDERALEYSICHEKATCNNTIGAYHCECRAGFEGNGTTCYDIDECIQNQTICHIYSTCINTEASYTCHCNEGFVGNGLYCEDINECILPNVLCQFDSYCINTLGSFECHCEAGFESNGTECIDIDECLTNSSDCNIYATCINFLGLYYCECLDGFTGNGTECLDIDECSADSNICHNNASCLNTQGSYQCLCDSGFTGDGQNCSAVDECSNDTICREDQICINTADSFQCICTSGFSDNGTVCVDIDECLTDNVLCHSDAFCINQPGLFSCTCKSGFVGDGFNCTDVDECSAMKRVCHRLAHCINTPGSYLCSCEKGFLGNGQICTDINECQLTDQGCSTEASCINTIGSFYCVCNQRFTGTGQICTAIDECSVSSSCQANNKCTNMQRRYSCICSSNDTCDPQAANESVLYLHGEAVGDLKVSASGADVNSPFIVPPMGFPFLDSIWDRIYFSDNGLIQFQNFHSNEKYLYPNPFKNGFEGNETVPMLAVFWDDADLTFGDGKLLYQERPRLAPLKVSLCYIKPACMS; encoded by the exons ATGGATTCCCAAATTTACAAAACATG CACTGCTATATTATGTGGAATATTAATTTGGATGAGCACGTGCACAGTATTAGCAG CTGATGGGAATAACTGCGGGAACACTGATCTTGTGTGTCACATGCAAGCAGAGTGCCAGAACACTTTTGACGGGAGATTCTACTGTGTGTGCAAAGCAGGGTACCTTGGAAATggaacacagtgtactgatattgaTGAGTGTGCAGCAAATGTACATGAATGCCATGCAAAGGCAGTTTGTGTAAATTATCCAGGTGCTTACAATTGCCTGTGCAAATCTGGATACACAGGAGATGGAATTAACTGTAATGATGTAGatgaatgttttacaaacaatggtGGTTGTCACAATAGCGCCACTTGCTTCAACACAGCTGGAAGTCGGACTTGTCATTGCAATGTGGGGTTCTCTGGCAATGGGTTCACTTGCAGTGATGTAGATGAGTGTACAAAGCCCGACATTTGTCACTGGAATGCAACATGCACCAACACTCAAGGCTCACACATATGTACTTGCAACGCAGGATATAAAGGAAATGGCAAATACCTGTGTTTGGATATGGATGAATGTGCAGAGATGCCAGGAATCTGTTCATCAGCACGTGGATGGAAAGGATGCAAGAATCTACCGGGCTCATACCAGTGTACATGTTCTACAGGTTTTTATGCAAATGATAACACATGTACTGACATTGATGAGTGTGCTCGTCAGTTCTGTAGTCCATTTTCTAACTGCATCAACCAACCAGGTTCTTACAGATGCAACTGTAAGACAGGATTTACAGGAAATGGATTGACGTGTGTGGACATCAATGAGTGTACTGGCACAAATGATTGCCATCCTCAAGCAAACTGCCAGAACTTTTTGGGCAGCTACATTTGTAACTGTAAATCAGGCTTCACGGGAGATGGGACTGTTTGCTCTGATATTGATGAGTGTAATGGGATTGCAAACTGCCCTGCTGTGTCTTCCTGTGTTAATACAGAAGGTTCCTATCGTTGCGATTGTGGCACTGGTTTCATCCTGAATGACAGCAaatgtgttgatgttgatgaatgcTCTGCTGTTGTTTGTGACAGTAATGCCATCTGCACCAATCTCCAAGGATCCTTTTCTTGTAGTTGCAACAGGGGTTATAATGGAAATGGTACTGTGTGCAAGGATGTTGATGAATGCCTCATAAACAATGGAGGGTGTCACTCAAACAGCATTTGTACAAATCAGGTTGGGACCTACACATGCACTTGTAAAGGCGGTTTTTCTGGTGATAGGAACTTTCAGTGTGAAGACATTGATGAATGCGAGGTTAACAATGGTGGCTGTTTGAACAATGCAACATGTATAAACACACTGGGCTCTTTCTTTTGTGCATGTCCTGATGGATTCAAGCTTGTAAATAGCACCATTTGCATCGACATTGACGAATGCATGATAATTAGTGCACCCTGCCAGACAAATGAGCAGTGTTTCAACACTTTAGGATCTTATCATTGTCAATGCAAATCTGGATTTTCAAAGACGAATGGCATTAGCTGTAATGACATTGATGAATGTCTCAACAATCCATGTGATCAGAATGCTACGTGTTCTAATACTTTTGGCTCATTCATCTGTGAGTGCAGTTTTGGGTTTGAAGGAAATGGTTTCATTTGCAAAGACATGGATGAATGCAACTTCCCAAGAATCTGTCATGCAAATACTTTGTGCATTAATACTGCAGGAAGTTACATCTGTAAATGTGAAGAAGGTTTCAGAGAGGATGGGCAGCACTGTGAAGATATAAATGAATGCAATCTAAATAATATTTGTCCCTCAGGCACCATTTGCATCAATTCATTGGGATCATATGTTTGCTCCTGTTCTAATGGTACTCTTGTAGTcaatggcacttgtgtgacacagaaTAATAATTGTGTTCCACCTTGCCATGATCGGGCACTGTGCCATCGTGCTGGCAGCATTTATCAATGTGTTTGTGACGTTGGATTTCAGGCCAATAATTTAAactgtgttgatgtagatgaatgtAGAGAAGAAGATATTTGCCCAGACAATCGCACAGTTTGTGTAAACATACCTGGCTCGTATAGCTGTGTCTGCAAAATTGGTTTCAGTAAGAATGGATCTTCATGCACAG ACATTGATGAATGCTCCACAGTTGGCCAGAAGTGTCACCAGTTCGCCCGTTGCATCAACAATGTAGGAGGTTATCAGTGCGAATGTTTAAGCGGTTTTAATGGCGATGGGAAAAATTGCTCTG ACATTGATGAATGCCAAAGTCCCAATGGAGGATGCCATCCCTATGCTATGTGCAACAATACAGCTGGGTCTTTCTACTGCATCTGCCCCCATGGGTTCACTGGCAATGGAACTGAATGCTGGGATTTCGATGAATGTACCCTTGGCAACATGACCAACACCTGCAATGATTCTGCCACATGCAAGAATACAGAGGGCTCATTTCAGTGTGAGTGCCACATAGGGTTCTACGGAGATGGATTCAGTTGTGTGGATATTAACGAATGTGAGAAACCCCCTATATGTGACAAAAATGCAGATTGTGACAATACCCTTGGGTCCTATTTATGTACCTGTAGACAAGGATTTATAAATACTGATGGGCGGTGCTTGGACATTAATGAATGTCACAACCAGACTGTTTGTCATCAGGATGCAAACTGCATCAATATTCAAGGTTCATTCTATTGCAGTTGTAAATCTGGCTTTTCAGGAAATGGAACAGATTGCATAGACATTGATGATTGTGCTCTGAACTATTCAGTTTGCCATGAAAAGGCAACTTGCAACAACATCATTGGAGCCTACCATTGTGAATGCTGGACAGGATATGAAGGAAATGGAATTCTCTGTTATGACATAAATGAATGCCTTAAAAATGACACTATATGTCACATATACAGTACCTGTGTTAACACTGAAGCCTCTTATACATGCCAGTGCAATGAAGGATTTGTAGGAAATGGGTTATACTGTGAAGACATAGATGAATGCATCCTACCTAATGTAACATTTCAATGTCATTTCGACTCATATTGCATTAATACATTGGGATCATTCGAATGCTATTGTGAGACTGGTTTTGAAAGCAATGGGACTGAATGTATTGATATTGATGAATGTACGACAAATTCATCTGACTGCAACATATATGCTACCTGCATCAATTTTTTGGGGTGGTTTAATTGTCAGTGCTTGGATGGATTTATTGGAAACGGAACAGAGTGTGTGGATATGAATGAATGCAGCGCAGATAGCAACATGTGCCACAACAATGCCTCTTGCCTGAATACACAAGGCTCCTATCAGTGTTTGTGTGATTCTGGCTTTACTGGAGATGGACAGAATTGTGATGATATTGATGAATGTTCAAACAATACAATTTGTTGGGAACATCAGATATGCATTAATACAGCTGGCTCTTTTCAGTGTGTCTGTACCAGTGGCTTTTCAGAAAGTGGAGCATTATGTGTCGATATTGATGAATGCTTGGCCAATAGGTTCCTTTGCCACTCAGATGCTTTTTGCATCAACCAACCTGGTTCATTCCTTTGCACTTGTGAAATTGGCTTTGTTGGTGATGGATTCAACTGCACAGATATTGATGAGTGTTCAGAAAATGGAACAGAATGCATGGATATTGATGAGCGTGCTTTGGAGTATTCAATTTGCCATGAAAAGGCAACTTGCAACAACACTATTGGTGCCTACCATTGTGAATGCAGGGCAGGATTTGAAGGAAATGGGACTACGTGCTATGATATTGATGAGTGCATTCAAAACCAAACCATATGCCACATATATAGTACCTGCATTAACACTGAAGCCTCTTATACATGTCATTGCAATGAAGGATTTGTAGGAAATGGGTTATACTGTGAAGACATAAATGAATGCATTCTACCTAATGTCTTATGTCAATTTGACTCATATTGCATTAATACATTGGGCTCATTTGAATGCCATTGTGAGGCTGGTTTTGAAAGCAATGGGACTGAATGTATTGATATTGATGAATGTCTGACAAATTCATCTGACTGCAACATATATGCTACCTGCATCAATTTTTTGGGTTTGTATTATTGTGAATGCTTGGATGGATTTACTGGAAACGGAACAGAGTGCCTGGACATTGATGAATGCAGCGCAGATAGCAACATATGCCACAACAATGCCTCTTGCCTGAATACACAAGGCTCCTATCAGTGTCTGTGTGATTCTGGTTTTACTGGAGATGGACAGAACTGTAGTGCTGTTGATGAATGTTCAAATGATACAATTTGTCGGGAAGATCAGATATGCATTAATACGGCTGACTCTTTTCAGTGCATCTGTACCAGTGGATTTTCAGATAATGGAACAGTATGCGTAGATATTGATGAATGCTTGACAGATAACGTTCTTTGCCACTCAGATGCTTTTTGTATCAACCAGCCTGGCTTGTTTTCCTGCACCTGTAAGTCAGGTTTTGTTGGAGATGGATTCAACTGTACAGACGTGGATGAGTGTTCGGCTATGAAAAGGGTTTGCCATCGGCTTGCACACTGTATAAACACTCCAGGATCTTACCTGTGCTCTTGTGAGAAAGGATTTCTCGGTAATGGACAGATATGCACTGATATCAATGAATGCCAGCTGACTGATCAAGGATGCTCTACAGAAGCTTCATGTATCAACACCATAGGGAGTTTCTATTGCGTGTGCAACCAAAGATTCACTGGCACTGGCCAAATTTGCACTGCTATCGATGAATGTTCTGTGTCTAGTTCATGCCAGGCAAATAACAAATGCACAAATATGCAGAGGAGATACAGTTGCATTTGCTCATCCAATGACACTTGTGATCCGCAAGCAGCAAACG AAAGTGTACTTTATCTGCATGGTGAGGCTGTGGGAGACTTAAAGGTATCTGCTTCAGGTGCTGATGTAAACTCTCCTTTTATTGTTCCTCCCATGGGATTTCCATTCCTTGATTCAATTTGGGATAGGATATAT TTTTCAGATAATGGCCTGATTCAATTCCAGAATTTTCATTCAAATGAGAAGTATTTATATCCAAACCCATTTAAGAATGGATTCGAAGGCAATGAAACAGTACCTATGTTGGCTGTGTTCTGGGATGATGCTGACCTCACATTTGGGGATGGGAAGTTATTATATCAG GAGAGgccgaggctagcaccacttaaagtgaGCCTCTGCTACATAAAGCCAGCCTGCATGTCTTAA